From a single Verrucomicrobiia bacterium genomic region:
- a CDS encoding glycosyltransferase family 4 protein translates to MPHPPSIVIACSGLGHVRRGNETWARDVATALFQAGARVTLLGGGPPPNVPGPYHRLPTLRRDLPILRRCLSWSHRYLLEQLTFLLPLRRHLHRHRPDIVHLCDPDLALQLHRRTPAAPFRIVFKDGMLLGPHWCSRLPFIQVVAPYYRDVLAREAGYPTNRWFVIPHLIDTNTFRPADDPAEARAQVPCTIPPGSPHAPVILGVGDFSPGGNKRLDHLVSEVAALPQDLDARLVLAGQADPTELQHFAAQADRSLGRRLTLLPNLPRPALLRLYQGADLFAHAPTREPFGIVFLEAMACGLPVVGHDWDVTRWILGNAGVTVDMTRHGTLADQIVRWVSDPAARRASGVLARRRAETHFSPTAVVPLYLDLYSQVASQPAAS, encoded by the coding sequence ATGCCCCACCCTCCCTCCATCGTCATCGCCTGTTCCGGCCTTGGCCATGTGCGACGCGGGAACGAAACTTGGGCCCGCGACGTGGCCACCGCCCTGTTCCAGGCCGGCGCCAGGGTCACCCTGCTCGGTGGCGGTCCCCCGCCCAACGTCCCCGGCCCCTACCATCGGCTCCCCACCTTGCGTCGCGATCTGCCCATCCTCCGTCGCTGCCTCTCCTGGTCCCACCGTTATCTTCTCGAACAACTCACCTTCCTCCTCCCGCTCCGGCGTCACCTTCACCGGCACCGGCCGGACATCGTGCATCTCTGCGACCCGGACCTCGCCCTGCAACTCCACCGGCGCACCCCTGCCGCCCCGTTCCGCATCGTCTTCAAGGACGGCATGCTCCTCGGGCCCCACTGGTGCAGTCGCCTCCCGTTCATCCAGGTGGTCGCCCCGTACTACCGCGATGTCCTCGCCCGCGAAGCCGGATATCCCACCAACCGTTGGTTCGTCATCCCCCACCTCATCGATACCAACACCTTCCGCCCTGCCGACGATCCCGCCGAAGCCCGCGCACAGGTCCCCTGCACCATTCCCCCCGGTTCCCCCCACGCCCCCGTCATCCTCGGTGTCGGTGACTTCTCGCCCGGCGGTAACAAACGTCTCGATCACCTCGTCTCGGAAGTCGCCGCACTCCCCCAAGACCTCGACGCCCGCCTCGTCCTCGCCGGACAGGCTGATCCCACCGAACTCCAACACTTCGCCGCCCAGGCCGACCGGAGCCTCGGACGTCGCCTTACCCTCCTCCCCAACCTCCCCCGCCCCGCCCTGCTCCGCCTCTATCAGGGCGCCGACCTCTTTGCCCACGCCCCCACACGCGAACCCTTCGGCATCGTCTTCCTCGAAGCCATGGCCTGCGGCCTGCCCGTCGTCGGGCACGATTGGGACGTCACCCGCTGGATCCTCGGCAACGCTGGCGTCACCGTGGACATGACCCGGCACGGCACGCTCGCCGACCAGATTGTCCGGTGGGTCTCCGACCCCGCCGCCCGACGGGCATCGGGCGTCCTGGCCCGCCGGCGCGCCGAAACCCACTTCTCCCCGACCGCCGTTGTACCCCTTTACCTCGACCTGTACTCGCAGGTGGCATCGCAACCCGCCGCGTCATGA